Proteins co-encoded in one Strix uralensis isolate ZFMK-TIS-50842 chromosome 2, bStrUra1, whole genome shotgun sequence genomic window:
- the ARFIP2 gene encoding arfaptin-2 isoform X4, translated as MSDGILGKAATMEIPISSNGDTGSLPEDDGLEQDLQQVMVSGPNLNETSIVSGGYGGTAEGIIPTGAIKGSGLHQPHPSPAGGEEVVRGIAVEKFDIVKKWGINTYKCTKQLISERFGRGSRTVDLELETQIELLRETKRKYECVLQLARALTNHFYSLVQTQHALGDAFADLSQKSPELQEEFGYNAETQKLLCKNGETLLGAVNFFVSSINTLVNKTMEDTLMTVKQYETARLEYDAYRTDLEELSMGPRDAGTLCRLDAAQSQFQSHKDKYEKLRADVAIKLKFLEENKIKVMHKQLLLFHNAISAYFAGNQQQLEQTLKQFNIKLKTPGAEKPSWLEEQ; from the exons ATGTCGGACGGGATCCTGGGCAAGGCCGCCACCATGGAGATCCCCATCAGCAGCAACGGGGACACCGGCAGCCTGCCCGAGGACGACGGCCTGGAGCAG GACCTGCAGCAGGTGATGGTGTCGGGGCCCAACCTCAACGAGACCAGCATCGTCTCCGGCGGCTACGGGGGCACGGCCGAGGGCATCATCCCCACCGGCGCCATCAAAG GCTCCGGGCTGCAccagccccaccccagccccgccgggggggAGGAGGTCGTCCGCGGCATCGCCGTGGAGAAGTTTGACATCGTCAAGAAATGGGGCATCAACACGTACAAG TGCACCAAGCAGCTGATCTCGGAGCGGTTCGGCCGCGGCTCCCGCACCGTGGACCTGGAGCTGGAGACGCAGATCGAGCTGCTGCGGGAGACGAAGCGCAAGTACGAGTGCGTGCTGCAGCTGGCGCGGGCGCTCACCAACCACTTCTACAGCCTGGTGCAGACGCAGCATGCCCTGGGCGACGCCTTCGCCGACCTCAGCCAGAAATCCCCCGAGCTGCAG GAGGAGTTCGGTTACAACGCGGAAACGCAGAAGCTGCTCTGCAAGAACGGAGAAACGCTACTGGGGGCCGTCAACTTCTTCGTCTCCAGCATCAACACGCTGGTGAACAAGACGATGGAGGACACGCTGATGACGGTCAAGCAGTACGAGACGGCCAG GCTGGAGTACGACGCGTACCGCACGGACCTGGAGGAGCTGAGCATGGGCCCTCGCGACGCCGGCACCCTGTGCCGCCTGGACGCAGCCCAGAGCCAGTTCCAGAGCCACAAGGACAAGTACGAGAAGCTGCGGGCAGACGTGGCCATCAAGCTCAAGTTCTTGGAGGAGAACaag ATCAAGGTGATGCAcaagcagctgctgctcttccaCAACGCCATCTCCGCCTACTTCGCCGGgaaccagcagcagctggagcagacGCTCAAGCAGTTCAACATCAAGCTGAAGACCCCCGGTGCCGAGAAGCCCTcctggctggaggagcagtga
- the ARFIP2 gene encoding arfaptin-2 isoform X3: MSDGILGKAATMEIPISSNGDTGSLPEDDGLEQDLQQVMVSGPNLNETSIVSGGYGGTAEGIIPTGAIKGSLVQPHPPRGPSVCPSASAASRMASRAAASAGSGLHQPHPSPAGGEEVVRGIAVEKFDIVKKWGINTYKCTKQLISERFGRGSRTVDLELETQIELLRETKRKYECVLQLARALTNHFYSLVQTQHALGDAFADLSQKSPELQEEFGYNAETQKLLCKNGETLLGAVNFFVSSINTLVNKTMEDTLMTVKQYETARLEYDAYRTDLEELSMGPRDAGTLCRLDAAQSQFQSHKDKYEKLRADVAIKLKFLEENKIKVMHKQLLLFHNAISAYFAGNQQQLEQTLKQFNIKLKTPGAEKPSWLEEQ, encoded by the exons ATGTCGGACGGGATCCTGGGCAAGGCCGCCACCATGGAGATCCCCATCAGCAGCAACGGGGACACCGGCAGCCTGCCCGAGGACGACGGCCTGGAGCAG GACCTGCAGCAGGTGATGGTGTCGGGGCCCAACCTCAACGAGACCAGCATCGTCTCCGGCGGCTACGGGGGCACGGCCGAGGGCATCATCCCCACCGGCGCCATCAAAG GCTCTCTTGTCCAACCTCACCCACCCCGAGGACCGTCCGTCTGCCCCAGCGCCTCTGCCGCCAGCAGGATGGCCAGCCGGGCCGCTGCTTCAGCAG GCTCCGGGCTGCAccagccccaccccagccccgccgggggggAGGAGGTCGTCCGCGGCATCGCCGTGGAGAAGTTTGACATCGTCAAGAAATGGGGCATCAACACGTACAAG TGCACCAAGCAGCTGATCTCGGAGCGGTTCGGCCGCGGCTCCCGCACCGTGGACCTGGAGCTGGAGACGCAGATCGAGCTGCTGCGGGAGACGAAGCGCAAGTACGAGTGCGTGCTGCAGCTGGCGCGGGCGCTCACCAACCACTTCTACAGCCTGGTGCAGACGCAGCATGCCCTGGGCGACGCCTTCGCCGACCTCAGCCAGAAATCCCCCGAGCTGCAG GAGGAGTTCGGTTACAACGCGGAAACGCAGAAGCTGCTCTGCAAGAACGGAGAAACGCTACTGGGGGCCGTCAACTTCTTCGTCTCCAGCATCAACACGCTGGTGAACAAGACGATGGAGGACACGCTGATGACGGTCAAGCAGTACGAGACGGCCAG GCTGGAGTACGACGCGTACCGCACGGACCTGGAGGAGCTGAGCATGGGCCCTCGCGACGCCGGCACCCTGTGCCGCCTGGACGCAGCCCAGAGCCAGTTCCAGAGCCACAAGGACAAGTACGAGAAGCTGCGGGCAGACGTGGCCATCAAGCTCAAGTTCTTGGAGGAGAACaag ATCAAGGTGATGCAcaagcagctgctgctcttccaCAACGCCATCTCCGCCTACTTCGCCGGgaaccagcagcagctggagcagacGCTCAAGCAGTTCAACATCAAGCTGAAGACCCCCGGTGCCGAGAAGCCCTcctggctggaggagcagtga
- the ARFIP2 gene encoding arfaptin-2 isoform X2, producing MSDGILGKAATMEIPISSNGDTGSLPEDDGLEQDLQQVMVSGPNLNETSIVSGGYGGTAEGIIPTGAIKAPPFPGSLVQPHPPRGPSVCPSASAASRMASRAAASAGSGLHQPHPSPAGGEEVVRGIAVEKFDIVKKWGINTYKCTKQLISERFGRGSRTVDLELETQIELLRETKRKYECVLQLARALTNHFYSLVQTQHALGDAFADLSQKSPELQEEFGYNAETQKLLCKNGETLLGAVNFFVSSINTLVNKTMEDTLMTVKQYETARLEYDAYRTDLEELSMGPRDAGTLCRLDAAQSQFQSHKDKYEKLRADVAIKLKFLEENKIKVMHKQLLLFHNAISAYFAGNQQQLEQTLKQFNIKLKTPGAEKPSWLEEQ from the exons ATGTCGGACGGGATCCTGGGCAAGGCCGCCACCATGGAGATCCCCATCAGCAGCAACGGGGACACCGGCAGCCTGCCCGAGGACGACGGCCTGGAGCAG GACCTGCAGCAGGTGATGGTGTCGGGGCCCAACCTCAACGAGACCAGCATCGTCTCCGGCGGCTACGGGGGCACGGCCGAGGGCATCATCCCCACCGGCGCCATCAAAG CCCCTCCCTTTCCAGGCTCTCTTGTCCAACCTCACCCACCCCGAGGACCGTCCGTCTGCCCCAGCGCCTCTGCCGCCAGCAGGATGGCCAGCCGGGCCGCTGCTTCAGCAG GCTCCGGGCTGCAccagccccaccccagccccgccgggggggAGGAGGTCGTCCGCGGCATCGCCGTGGAGAAGTTTGACATCGTCAAGAAATGGGGCATCAACACGTACAAG TGCACCAAGCAGCTGATCTCGGAGCGGTTCGGCCGCGGCTCCCGCACCGTGGACCTGGAGCTGGAGACGCAGATCGAGCTGCTGCGGGAGACGAAGCGCAAGTACGAGTGCGTGCTGCAGCTGGCGCGGGCGCTCACCAACCACTTCTACAGCCTGGTGCAGACGCAGCATGCCCTGGGCGACGCCTTCGCCGACCTCAGCCAGAAATCCCCCGAGCTGCAG GAGGAGTTCGGTTACAACGCGGAAACGCAGAAGCTGCTCTGCAAGAACGGAGAAACGCTACTGGGGGCCGTCAACTTCTTCGTCTCCAGCATCAACACGCTGGTGAACAAGACGATGGAGGACACGCTGATGACGGTCAAGCAGTACGAGACGGCCAG GCTGGAGTACGACGCGTACCGCACGGACCTGGAGGAGCTGAGCATGGGCCCTCGCGACGCCGGCACCCTGTGCCGCCTGGACGCAGCCCAGAGCCAGTTCCAGAGCCACAAGGACAAGTACGAGAAGCTGCGGGCAGACGTGGCCATCAAGCTCAAGTTCTTGGAGGAGAACaag ATCAAGGTGATGCAcaagcagctgctgctcttccaCAACGCCATCTCCGCCTACTTCGCCGGgaaccagcagcagctggagcagacGCTCAAGCAGTTCAACATCAAGCTGAAGACCCCCGGTGCCGAGAAGCCCTcctggctggaggagcagtga
- the ARFIP2 gene encoding arfaptin-2 isoform X1 yields the protein MSDGILGKAATMEIPISSNGDTGSLPEDDGLEQDLQQVMVSGPNLNETSIVSGGYGGTAEGIIPTGAIKAPAAPPFPGSLVQPHPPRGPSVCPSASAASRMASRAAASAGSGLHQPHPSPAGGEEVVRGIAVEKFDIVKKWGINTYKCTKQLISERFGRGSRTVDLELETQIELLRETKRKYECVLQLARALTNHFYSLVQTQHALGDAFADLSQKSPELQEEFGYNAETQKLLCKNGETLLGAVNFFVSSINTLVNKTMEDTLMTVKQYETARLEYDAYRTDLEELSMGPRDAGTLCRLDAAQSQFQSHKDKYEKLRADVAIKLKFLEENKIKVMHKQLLLFHNAISAYFAGNQQQLEQTLKQFNIKLKTPGAEKPSWLEEQ from the exons ATGTCGGACGGGATCCTGGGCAAGGCCGCCACCATGGAGATCCCCATCAGCAGCAACGGGGACACCGGCAGCCTGCCCGAGGACGACGGCCTGGAGCAG GACCTGCAGCAGGTGATGGTGTCGGGGCCCAACCTCAACGAGACCAGCATCGTCTCCGGCGGCTACGGGGGCACGGCCGAGGGCATCATCCCCACCGGCGCCATCAAAG CGCCCGCAGCCCCTCCCTTTCCAGGCTCTCTTGTCCAACCTCACCCACCCCGAGGACCGTCCGTCTGCCCCAGCGCCTCTGCCGCCAGCAGGATGGCCAGCCGGGCCGCTGCTTCAGCAG GCTCCGGGCTGCAccagccccaccccagccccgccgggggggAGGAGGTCGTCCGCGGCATCGCCGTGGAGAAGTTTGACATCGTCAAGAAATGGGGCATCAACACGTACAAG TGCACCAAGCAGCTGATCTCGGAGCGGTTCGGCCGCGGCTCCCGCACCGTGGACCTGGAGCTGGAGACGCAGATCGAGCTGCTGCGGGAGACGAAGCGCAAGTACGAGTGCGTGCTGCAGCTGGCGCGGGCGCTCACCAACCACTTCTACAGCCTGGTGCAGACGCAGCATGCCCTGGGCGACGCCTTCGCCGACCTCAGCCAGAAATCCCCCGAGCTGCAG GAGGAGTTCGGTTACAACGCGGAAACGCAGAAGCTGCTCTGCAAGAACGGAGAAACGCTACTGGGGGCCGTCAACTTCTTCGTCTCCAGCATCAACACGCTGGTGAACAAGACGATGGAGGACACGCTGATGACGGTCAAGCAGTACGAGACGGCCAG GCTGGAGTACGACGCGTACCGCACGGACCTGGAGGAGCTGAGCATGGGCCCTCGCGACGCCGGCACCCTGTGCCGCCTGGACGCAGCCCAGAGCCAGTTCCAGAGCCACAAGGACAAGTACGAGAAGCTGCGGGCAGACGTGGCCATCAAGCTCAAGTTCTTGGAGGAGAACaag ATCAAGGTGATGCAcaagcagctgctgctcttccaCAACGCCATCTCCGCCTACTTCGCCGGgaaccagcagcagctggagcagacGCTCAAGCAGTTCAACATCAAGCTGAAGACCCCCGGTGCCGAGAAGCCCTcctggctggaggagcagtga
- the TIMM10B gene encoding mitochondrial import inner membrane translocase subunit Tim10 B, with protein MEPVAEHQQQLRSLRDFLLVYNRLTELCFRHCVSNLNYRLLTGREESCLDACAGKLLRANHRLVSAYVALMPAIVQRRGQAAREGPGAPPDPRGDPSAGGAGT; from the exons atGGAGCCGGTGGCcgagcaccagcagcagctccgcAGC CTGCGGGACTTCCTGCTGGTCTACAACCGCCTGACCGAGCTCTGCTTCCGCCACTGCGTCTCCAACCTCAACTACCGGCTGCTCACTGGGCGCGAG GAGTCCTGCCTCGACGCCTGTGCCGGGAAGCTGCTCCGCGCCAACCACCGCCTGGTCAGCGCCTACGTGGCGCTGATGCCCGCCATCGTCCAGCGCCGCGGCCAGGCCGCCCGGGAGGGGCCCggggcacccccagacccccGGGGCGACCCCTCGGCGGGGGGTGCGGGCACGTAG
- the RRP8 gene encoding ribosomal RNA-processing protein 8 isoform X3 — MSGPGGPGPGGGKLDINRAGVAELEGALSGIGRRRARGIVRKREELKGFNSLDDLLHVKGITTRILELNSQRMTCRRRPSNEEAARGSPALQGDSKAPVPQAVAEEEEEDVSGPWEPERSGKGSPGSGPEADGSSGRGAQEPVSSTVCGEQEEEEEEEEEEGSCYSEEGEDGSNVYFYYTIGERWIDYLQRTEDGGLLRHVRPKMKRKSEHGLDGRALSPGKKLCKGSEYSRTLGPCTPSPTTTFGDLRNAKAGQARRRRIPSVAPPPELQDWLRTFQRWSGPEKLLALDELIDRCEPSQIKYMMQVIEPQFQRDFISLLPKELALYVLSFLEPRDLLRAAQTCRYWRVLAEDNLLWREKCREEGIEEPLNLRKRRLLSPGFMYSPWKFAFMRQHKIDMNWRSGELKAPKVLKGHDDHVITCLQFCGNRIVSGSDDNTLKVWSAVTGECVQTLVGHTGGVWSSQMRDSVVISGSTDRTLKVWNADTGECVHTLYGHTSTVRCMHLHGNRVVSGSRDATLRLWDIETGQCLHVLMGHVAAVRCVQYDGHKVVSGAYDYTVKVWDPESESCTHTLQGHTNRVYSLQFDGTHIVSGSLDTSIRVWDVESGNCLHTLMGHQSLTSGMELRDNILVSGNADSTVKIWDIKTGQCLQTLQGPSKHQSAVTCLQFSSKFVVTSSDDGTVKLWDLKTGEFVRNLVALESGGSGGVVWRIRASNTKLVCAVGSRNGTEETKLLVLDFDVDLK, encoded by the exons GAACTGAAGGGCTTCAACTCCCTCGATGATCTCCTCCACGTCAAAGGCATCACCACCCGCATCTTGGAGCTGAACAGCCAGCGGATGACTTGCAGGAGGAGGCCGAGCAATGAGGAAGCTGCGAGGGggagccctgctctgcagggggACAGTAAAGCTCCTGTGCCGCAG GCggtggctgaggaggaggaggaggatgtttCAGGCCCCTGGGAGCCCGAGCGCTCTGGGAAGGGGAGCCCCGGGTCAGGACCTGAGGCCGACGGCTCCAGTGGGCGAGGGGCGCAGGAGCCGGTCAGCTCCACAGTCTgcggggagcaggaggaggaggaggaggaagaagaggaagaggggagcTGTTACAgtgaggaaggggaggatggtAGCAACGTCTACTTCTATTACACCATCGGGGAGCGCTGGATAGACTACCTGCAGCGGACGGAGGATGGCGGCCTCCTCCGTCACGTGCGGCCCAAG ATGAAGAGGAAGTCGGAGCACGGCCTGGACGGCCGGGCCCTGTCCCCCGGGAAGAAGCTGTGCAAGGGCTCAGAGTACAGCAG GACGCTGGGCCCCTGCACGCCCAGTCCCACCACCACCTTCGGGGACCTGCGCAACGCCAAAGCGGGCCAGGCCCGGCGGCGCCGCATCCCCTCGGTTGCCCCCCCACCCGAGCTGCAGGACTGGCTCCGCACCTTCCAG CGCTGGAGCGGCCCAGAGAAGCTCCTGGCTCTGGATGAGCTCATCGATCGCTGCGAGCCCTCCCAGATCAAGTACATGATGCAGGTGATTGAGCCCCAGTTCCAGAGAGACTTCATCTCCCTGCTGCCCAAGGAG CTGGCACTCTATGTCCTCTCGTTCCTGGAGCCTCGGGACCTGCTCCGTGCCGCCCAGACCTGTCGCTACTGGAGGGTCTTGGCTGAAGATAACCTGCTTTGGAGAGAGAAGTGCCGTGAGGAAG GCATCGAGGAGCCCTTGAACCTGCGGAAGCGGCGCCTGCTCAGCCCTGGCTTCATGTACAGCCCCTGGAAATTTGCCTTCATGCGGCAGCACAAAATTGACATGAACTGGCGCAGCGGGGAGCTTAAAGCCCCCAAG GTGCTGAAGGGACATGACGACCACGTCATCACCTGCCTGCAGTTCTGCGGCAACCGCATCGTCAGCGGCTCCGATGACAACACACTCAAGGTGTGGTCGGCCGTCACGGGGGAG TGCGTGCAGACGCTGGTCGGCCACACCGGGGGCGTGTGGTCGTCCCAGATGAGGGACAGCGTCGTCATCAGCGGCTCCACAGACCGGACGCTCAAAGTGTGGAACGCGGATACGGGCGAGTGTGTGCACACGCTGTACGGGCACACCTCCACCGTGCGCTGCATGCACCTGCACGGCAACAG GGTGGTGAGCGGCTCGCGGGATGCCACACTGCGCCTCTGGGACATCGAGACGGGGCAGTGCCTGCACGTGCTGATGGGGCACGTGGCGGCCGTGCGCTGCGTGCAGTACGACGGGCACAAGGTGGTGAGCGGCGCCTACGACTACACGGTGAAGGTGTGGGACCCCGAGAGCGAGAGCTGCACGCACACGCTGCAGGGACACACCAATCGCGTCTACTCCCTGCAG TTTGACGGGACGCACATCGTCAGCGGCTCTCTGGACACCTCGATTCGAGTGTGGGACGTGGAGAGCGGAAACTGTCTGCACACCCTCATGGGGCACCAGTCGCTGACCAGCGGCATGGAGTTACGGGACAACATCCTGGTCTCCGGCAACGCCGACTCCACGGTCAAGATCTGGGACATCAAGACGGGACAGTGTCTGCAGACGCTGCAGG GGCCCAGCAAGCACCAGAGCGCCGTCACCTGCCTGCAGTTCAGCTCCAAGTTCGTGGTGACCAGCTCGGATGACGGTACCGTCAAGCTCTGGGACCTCAAGACGGGCGAGTTTGTCCGCAACCTGGTGGCCCTGGAGAGCGGGGGCAGCGGGGGTGTGGTGTGGCGCATCCGCGCCTCCAACACCAAGCTGGTCTGCGCCGTGGGCAGCCGCAACGGCACGGAGGAGACCAAGCTGCTGGTGCTGGACTTCGATGTGGACCTGAAATGA
- the RRP8 gene encoding ribosomal RNA-processing protein 8 isoform X4: MTCRRRPSNEEAARGSPALQGDSKAPVPQAVAEEEEEDVSGPWEPERSGKGSPGSGPEADGSSGRGAQEPVSSTVCGEQEEEEEEEEEEGSCYSEEGEDGSNVYFYYTIGERWIDYLQRTEDGGLLRHVRPKMKRKSEHGLDGRALSPGKKLCKGSEYSRTLGPCTPSPTTTFGDLRNAKAGQARRRRIPSVAPPPELQDWLRTFQRWSGPEKLLALDELIDRCEPSQIKYMMQVIEPQFQRDFISLLPKELALYVLSFLEPRDLLRAAQTCRYWRVLAEDNLLWREKCREEGIEEPLNLRKRRLLSPGFMYSPWKFAFMRQHKIDMNWRSGELKAPKVLKGHDDHVITCLQFCGNRIVSGSDDNTLKVWSAVTGECVQTLVGHTGGVWSSQMRDSVVISGSTDRTLKVWNADTGECVHTLYGHTSTVRCMHLHGNRVVSGSRDATLRLWDIETGQCLHVLMGHVAAVRCVQYDGHKVVSGAYDYTVKVWDPESESCTHTLQGHTNRVYSLQFDGTHIVSGSLDTSIRVWDVESGNCLHTLMGHQSLTSGMELRDNILVSGNADSTVKIWDIKTGQCLQTLQGPSKHQSAVTCLQFSSKFVVTSSDDGTVKLWDLKTGEFVRNLVALESGGSGGVVWRIRASNTKLVCAVGSRNGTEETKLLVLDFDVDLK; this comes from the exons ATGACTTGCAGGAGGAGGCCGAGCAATGAGGAAGCTGCGAGGGggagccctgctctgcagggggACAGTAAAGCTCCTGTGCCGCAG GCggtggctgaggaggaggaggaggatgtttCAGGCCCCTGGGAGCCCGAGCGCTCTGGGAAGGGGAGCCCCGGGTCAGGACCTGAGGCCGACGGCTCCAGTGGGCGAGGGGCGCAGGAGCCGGTCAGCTCCACAGTCTgcggggagcaggaggaggaggaggaggaagaagaggaagaggggagcTGTTACAgtgaggaaggggaggatggtAGCAACGTCTACTTCTATTACACCATCGGGGAGCGCTGGATAGACTACCTGCAGCGGACGGAGGATGGCGGCCTCCTCCGTCACGTGCGGCCCAAG ATGAAGAGGAAGTCGGAGCACGGCCTGGACGGCCGGGCCCTGTCCCCCGGGAAGAAGCTGTGCAAGGGCTCAGAGTACAGCAG GACGCTGGGCCCCTGCACGCCCAGTCCCACCACCACCTTCGGGGACCTGCGCAACGCCAAAGCGGGCCAGGCCCGGCGGCGCCGCATCCCCTCGGTTGCCCCCCCACCCGAGCTGCAGGACTGGCTCCGCACCTTCCAG CGCTGGAGCGGCCCAGAGAAGCTCCTGGCTCTGGATGAGCTCATCGATCGCTGCGAGCCCTCCCAGATCAAGTACATGATGCAGGTGATTGAGCCCCAGTTCCAGAGAGACTTCATCTCCCTGCTGCCCAAGGAG CTGGCACTCTATGTCCTCTCGTTCCTGGAGCCTCGGGACCTGCTCCGTGCCGCCCAGACCTGTCGCTACTGGAGGGTCTTGGCTGAAGATAACCTGCTTTGGAGAGAGAAGTGCCGTGAGGAAG GCATCGAGGAGCCCTTGAACCTGCGGAAGCGGCGCCTGCTCAGCCCTGGCTTCATGTACAGCCCCTGGAAATTTGCCTTCATGCGGCAGCACAAAATTGACATGAACTGGCGCAGCGGGGAGCTTAAAGCCCCCAAG GTGCTGAAGGGACATGACGACCACGTCATCACCTGCCTGCAGTTCTGCGGCAACCGCATCGTCAGCGGCTCCGATGACAACACACTCAAGGTGTGGTCGGCCGTCACGGGGGAG TGCGTGCAGACGCTGGTCGGCCACACCGGGGGCGTGTGGTCGTCCCAGATGAGGGACAGCGTCGTCATCAGCGGCTCCACAGACCGGACGCTCAAAGTGTGGAACGCGGATACGGGCGAGTGTGTGCACACGCTGTACGGGCACACCTCCACCGTGCGCTGCATGCACCTGCACGGCAACAG GGTGGTGAGCGGCTCGCGGGATGCCACACTGCGCCTCTGGGACATCGAGACGGGGCAGTGCCTGCACGTGCTGATGGGGCACGTGGCGGCCGTGCGCTGCGTGCAGTACGACGGGCACAAGGTGGTGAGCGGCGCCTACGACTACACGGTGAAGGTGTGGGACCCCGAGAGCGAGAGCTGCACGCACACGCTGCAGGGACACACCAATCGCGTCTACTCCCTGCAG TTTGACGGGACGCACATCGTCAGCGGCTCTCTGGACACCTCGATTCGAGTGTGGGACGTGGAGAGCGGAAACTGTCTGCACACCCTCATGGGGCACCAGTCGCTGACCAGCGGCATGGAGTTACGGGACAACATCCTGGTCTCCGGCAACGCCGACTCCACGGTCAAGATCTGGGACATCAAGACGGGACAGTGTCTGCAGACGCTGCAGG GGCCCAGCAAGCACCAGAGCGCCGTCACCTGCCTGCAGTTCAGCTCCAAGTTCGTGGTGACCAGCTCGGATGACGGTACCGTCAAGCTCTGGGACCTCAAGACGGGCGAGTTTGTCCGCAACCTGGTGGCCCTGGAGAGCGGGGGCAGCGGGGGTGTGGTGTGGCGCATCCGCGCCTCCAACACCAAGCTGGTCTGCGCCGTGGGCAGCCGCAACGGCACGGAGGAGACCAAGCTGCTGGTGCTGGACTTCGATGTGGACCTGAAATGA